From the Dehalococcoidia bacterium genome, the window TGCGCTGGGCCGAGCGCCGGGGCTACCAGGTAAACGTCCTGGACATCTCCCCCGGAGAGGAGGCGGGCATCAAGAGCGCCACCGTGGAGGTCTCTGGTCCCTACGCCTACGGCTGGCTCAAGGCCGAGAAGGGGGTCCACCGCCTGGTGCGACTGTCGCCCTTCGACGCCGCCCACGCCCGCCACACCTCCTTCGCCCTGGTGGAGGTGTTGCCCGAGGTGGAGGCCCCCACCGAGGTGGAGATCCGGCCGGAAGAGCTGCGCATCGACACCTTCCGCGCCAGCGGCCACGGAGGCCAGCACGTCCAGAAGAACGCCACCGCCGTGCGCATCGTCCACCTGCCCACGGGCATCACCGTCTCCTGCCAGAACGAACGCTCCCTGGCCCGCAACAAGGAGTTCGCCCTGAAGGTGTTGAAGGCGCGGCTGCTGGAGCTGGAGCTGGAGAAGAGGCAGGAGGAGCAGGCACGGCTCAAAGGCGAATACGTGCCGGCCGAGTGGGGCCACCAGGTGCGGTCCTACGTCCTGCACCCCTACAAGCTGGTCAAGGACCACCGGACCGGCTACGAGACGTCCGATGCCGAGGGGGTGCTGGACGGCGACCTGGACGGCTTCCTGCGGGCCTACCTGAAGCAGCAGCTAGGCAGGGGGACGGGTTGAAGGCAGCCCTCCTGGCCCTGACCATAGCTCTCCTCGCGCTGGCCTCGACGACCTCCGTCGCCGCGGCCCAGCCGGCTGTGCAGGTGGGCAGCCAGACGGTGGAGAACGCCTTCCCGCGGGGCCTGCGTTTCCGCCTGACTGCCAGCAGCGACGTCCCCATCGAGCGCGTCCTCCTGCACTATCGCCTGCTGCCGAGGGGTGTGCAGGCGGTGGCCGGGGTGGAGGTGGAGCCGGGGACGCGGGTGGACGCCGCCTATGAGCTGGGCTGGCCACGCACCTATCTGGCCCCGGGCACGGTGGTGGAGTACCGCTGGGAGCTGCAGGACGCCTCTGGCGGCTCCTTCTCCACCCCCGTCCAGACAGCCACCTATGTTGACCCCCGCTTCCCCTTCCGTTCCCTGCAGGAGGGTGGTGTAACCCTCTACTGGTATTCCGGCAGCGAAGACCAGGCACGAAGGCTGCTGCGAGCGGCCGCCGAAGCCCTGGCGCGAATGGAGGCCCTCTTGCGGGTGGAGGTGGACTTCCCCGTCAAGATCTACGTCTACGCCGACCCCGACGACATGGCCCCGG encodes:
- a CDS encoding PCRF domain-containing protein, whose product is RWAERRGYQVNVLDISPGEEAGIKSATVEVSGPYAYGWLKAEKGVHRLVRLSPFDAAHARHTSFALVEVLPEVEAPTEVEIRPEELRIDTFRASGHGGQHVQKNATAVRIVHLPTGITVSCQNERSLARNKEFALKVLKARLLELELEKRQEEQARLKGEYVPAEWGHQVRSYVLHPYKLVKDHRTGYETSDAEGVLDGDLDGFLRAYLKQQLGRGTG